A part of Arachis hypogaea cultivar Tifrunner chromosome 12, arahy.Tifrunner.gnm2.J5K5, whole genome shotgun sequence genomic DNA contains:
- the LOC112730437 gene encoding receptor-like protein 6 codes for MKTALILWFYLLLPLSLLNFTYTINIVTSQCLGHQQSLLLHLKNNLIFSPAKSNKLIHWNHTDDCCQWKGVACSTKGNVIALDISHEFITGGNLTSLFKLQYLQNLNLAYNEFHFGINSEFKNLKNLRYLNLSNAGFMGQIPTKISHLSNLETLDLSTTFTSSSQHGLKLEKPNIVEFVQNFTRMKELYLDGVAISAKGEEWCHAVSSLQSLQVLSMSSSNLSGPLDPSLTKLQSLSVLQLDHNNLSSPVPDYFGNLSGLNTLQLRSCGLSGVFPKNILQLPSLQVLDVSDNQGLHGSLTNFPNQASLSHLNLSHTNFSGPIPDSIGNLKHFSTLDLSNCQFNGTLPNSISNLAQLVYLDLSFNNLTGPLPSFNRSKALKTLYLNHNYLNGTLPSTHFEGLTNLVSINLEVNSLNGRFPSSLFSLPSLQLLFLANNRFDGQLDEFPNGSSSSIEMLDLSENNFQGHIPMSIFQLKRLNLLEFSTNKFNGTIKLSMIRQRLQNLATLDLSDNNLSVVDDNDIPFPKLKHFCLASCKLGTFPSFLRNQSTLLYLDLSSNQIEGTIPNWIWRFEFLTGLNLSQNSLTDMEGPFQNLSSVIFLLDLHDNQLQGPAHIFTKNLVYLDYSNNRFSSIPAKIGSSIPFSIYIFLSGNNFHEKIDESICNISTLRVLDLSHNGFIGNIPECLTTRKSSSLKLLSLAGNKLSGQISDTFSTSCDLRLLDLNGNLLEGTIPKSLANCQNLQVLNVGNNQLIDEFPCFLKNISTLRVMVLRSNKFYGHIGCSNVIGNWEKLQIVDVAANKFTGMLPTTLFQSWKALMSDKDDDMSRFDHLSFDIYDNNTSSVTLETITTIFSKSSKMKLAKLVTVEPLYVVDHLFSHVYAEAYYSLGRYEDSVTIVIKGQQMKLEKILIAFTSLDFSSNQFEGPIPEEIMSFKALHALNLSHNAFSGHIPSTLGNLRNLESLDLSMNSLRGEIPTELASLSFLAIMNLSYNHLVGRIPTGTQIQSFGAHSFVGNEALCGPPLTQGCGGEEQGLLRPSSKTTNSHNSSSVDWSLLSVELGFTFGFGIFIMPLILWKRWRLWYSKKVEEALYKIVPQLDFVYERRGGKRYRSLRWKPY; via the coding sequence ATGAAAACCGCCCTTATCTTGTGGTTTTACTTGCTACTACCCTTGTCCCTATTAAACTTCACTTACACCATTAACATTGTTACTTCCCAATGTCTTGGCCATCAACAATCTTTGCTACTCCATTTGAAGAACAACCTCATATTTAGCCCAGCTAAGTCCAATAAACTAATTCATTGGAACCACACTGATGATTGTTGCCAATGGAAAGGTGTAGCTTGCAGCACCAAGGGAAATGTTATTGCTCTTGACATAAGCCATGAATTCATCACTGGAGGAAACTTAACTAGTCTCTTCAAACTGCAATATTTGCAGAATTTGAATTTGGCTTATAATGAGTTCCACTTTGGAATTAATTCCGAGTTCAAAAACCTGAAGAATCTCAGGTATTTGAATTTGTCAAATGCTGGTTTCATGGGACAAATTCCAACTAAAATCTCTCACTTGTCCAACTTGGAAACTCTAGATTTGTCTACCACATTCACCTCATCATCACAACATGGTCTAAAACTTGAGAAGCCAAACATTGTAGAGTTTGTGCAAAACTTTACAAGAATGAAAGAACTGTATCTAGATGGTGTTGCAATTTCAGCCAAAGGAGAGGAGTGGTGCCATGCTGTTTCTTCCCTACAAAGTTTACAAGTTTTGAGTATGTCCTCTTCCAATCTCTCTGGCCCTCTTGATCCTTCATTAACAAAGCTTCAATCTCTCTCAGTACTTCAACTAGACCATAACAATTTGTCAAGCCCAGTTCCTGATTACTTTGGGAATTTGTCTGGCTTAAACACATTGCAGCTCAGAAGTTGCGGATTGAGTGGAGTTTTTCCAAAAAATATCTTGCAACTACCATCACTTCAAGTTCTTGATGTGTCTGATAATCAAGGTCTTCATGGTTCCTTAACAAACTTCCCAAATCAAGCATCTCTCAGTCACTTGAATCTTAGCCACACAAATTTCTCAGGTCCTATACCAGATTCTATTGGCAATTTGAAACATTTTTCTACACTAGATTTGTCCAATTGCCAATTCAATGGGACACTTCCCAATTCAATCTCAAATCTTGCCCAACTTGTTTATCTTGATTTGTCATTCAATAATCTTACTGGTCCACTTCCATCTTTCAATAGATCAAAGGCCTTGAAAACTTTGTATCTTAATCATAATTATCTGAATGGTACACTTCCATCCACCCATTTTGAAGGCCTTACAAATCTTGTGAGCATTAATTTAGAAGTTAACTCTCTAAATGGAAGATTCCCTTCATCTTTGTTTTCACTTCCATCCCTACAACTTCTCTTTCTTGCTAACAATAGATTTGATGGCCAACTTGATGAGTTCCCAAATGGTTCCTCTTCCTCAATAGAGATGCTTGATTTAAGTGAAAACAATTTTCAAGGGCATATTCCTATGTCTATCTTTCAACTGAAAAGGCTCAATTTACTTGAATTTTCCACAAACAAGTTCAATGGCACCATAAAATTGAGTATGATTCGTCAAAGGCTACAAAATTTGGCAACACTTGATCTCTCAGACAACAACTTGTCAGTTGTGGATGACAATGACATTCCATTTCCCAAGTTGAAGCATTTCTGTTTGGCTTCATGCAAGTTGGGTACATTTCCTTCATTTTTGAGAAATCAAAGTACTTTGCTTTATTTAGACTTATCCAGCAACCAAATTGAAGGAACCATACCCAACTGGATTTGGAGATTTGAGTTTTTGACCGGCTTGAATCTTTCTCAGAATTCTCTAACGGATATGGAAGGTCCTTTCCAAAATCTGAGTTCAGTCATATTCCTGCTTGATCTTCATGACAATCAATTGCAAGGGCCAGCACACATTTTCACCAAGAACTTGGTTTACTTGGACTACTCCAATAATAGATTCAGTTCTATACCAGCAAAAATTGGTAGCTCTAttcctttttcaatttatatatttttatcaggCAACAATTTTCATGAAAAAATCGATGAATCCATTTGCAATATTTCAACTCTTAGAGTGCTTGATCTTTCACATAATGGCTTCATTGGCAACATTCCTGAATGCTTGACAACAAGGAAGAGTAGCTCCCTGAAACTTCTAAGTCTTGCTGGAAACAAACTCAGTGGCCAAATTTCAGATACATTCTCAACTTCTTGTGATCTAAGGCTTCTTGATCTCAATGGAAATCTTTTAGAGGGAACCATCCCAAAATCTTTGGCTAATTGCCAAAACCTCCAAGTCTTAAATGTTGGAAACAATCAATTGATTGATGAGTTCCCATGCTTCTTGAAGAACATTTCTACACTGAGAGTCATGGTCTTGaggtcaaacaaattttatggacaTATTGGATGCTCCAATGTGATTGGCAACTGGGAAAAGCTTCAAATTGTTGATGTAGCTGCCAACAAATTCACCGGCATGTTACCGACAACACTCTTTCAGAGTTGGAAAGCATTGATGTCTGACAAAGATGATGATATGTCAAGGTTTGACCATTTATCTTTTGATATTTATGATAACAATACAAGTTCTGTGACTCTTGAGACTATAACTACAATTTTCTCAAAGAGCAGCAAAATGAAGTTAGCCAAACTTGTTACAGTTGAGCCACTTTATGTGGTGGATCACTTGTTCTCTCATGTATATGCGGAGGCTTATTATAGTCTTGGTAGGTATGAGGACTCAGTTACCATTGTAATCAAAGGTCAACAAATGAAGTTGGAAAAGATTCTCATTGCATTCACTTCATTGGATTTCTCATCAAACCAATTTGAAGGGCCAATACCAGAAGAGATCATGAGTTTCAAAGCATTGCATGCTCTTAACTTGTCACACAATGCATTCTCAGGCCATATTCCTTCAACTTTGGGAAACTTGAGAAATCTTGAGTCCTTAGACTTGTCAATGAATTCTCTGAGAGGAGAGATTCCAACTGAGCTTGCAAGTTTATCTTTTCTTGCCATCATGAATCTCTCCTATAATCATCTTGTGGGGAGAATTCCAACAGGCACTCAAATTCAATCGTTTGGAGCACATTCATTTGTGGGAAATGAAGCGTTATGTGGACCTCCATTGACACAAGGTTGTGGTGGAGAAGAGCAAGGGTTGTTACGACCATCATCTAAAACTACTAACTCTCATAATAGTAGTTCAGTTGATTGGAGTTTGTTAAGTGTGGAATTGGGATTCACTTTTGGGTTTGGAATCTTTATCATGCCACTCATCTTGTGGAAGAGATGGAGGTTGTGGTACTCCAAGAAAGTAGAGGAAGCTCTATACAAGATTGTGCCTCAACTTGATTTTGTATATGAACGTCGTGGTGGGAAGAGATATAGATCTTTAAGGTGGAAGCCTTATTGA